One genomic window of Anaeromyxobacter diazotrophicus includes the following:
- a CDS encoding PAS domain-containing hybrid sensor histidine kinase/response regulator: protein MTDSPTPPPAASPQEQAGAATQRLDALLENSPLAVIEWSTDFRISRWSDEATRMFGWTAAEAVGNRINQLNWVYAEDWPLVEQVMGDMLSGRRPRNVSRNRNVRKDGTVIHCEWYNSTVAGPDGRLASVLSLVLDVTEQKRAEEALREGMALLRAISDTSTDAIYAKSREGQLRFANPATVALIGKPLAQVLGRTDAELLEDPEVARVVMENDRRIMESGAPAELEERVPMPDGTDRVWLSRKVPYRDAAGRVVGLLGISRDITGRKQHEEELREADRRKDEFLGMLSHELRNPLAPIRNSIYLLSRAAPESEQARRARAIIERQTDHLTRLVDDLLDVTRIARGKVALRRERVDLREVVARAAEDLRSVLEGRGVSFSTALPAGDAWADADATRVAQIVGNLLHNAAKFTRPGDAVTLSLSVAGGQAEIRVRDTGAGIEPALLGKVFEPFVQGERTLARTEGGLGLGLSLVKGVAALHGGSVEAASAGKGRGAEFVVRLPLAEGGAVAAAPAPAAAPASQGRRVLIVDDNADAAGSLADVVALLGHEVDVAHDGPAALERARARPPDVVLCDLGLPGMSGYEVARALRAGGGGMRLVAVSGYAQPEDVEAALKAGFDHHLAKPASPEDLARLLA from the coding sequence ATGACCGACTCGCCCACGCCTCCCCCCGCCGCCAGCCCGCAGGAGCAGGCAGGCGCGGCCACGCAGCGGCTGGACGCGCTGCTCGAGAACTCGCCCCTCGCGGTCATCGAGTGGTCGACCGACTTCCGCATCTCGCGCTGGTCGGACGAGGCCACCCGGATGTTCGGCTGGACCGCCGCCGAGGCGGTGGGCAACCGCATCAACCAGCTCAACTGGGTGTACGCGGAGGACTGGCCGCTCGTCGAGCAGGTCATGGGGGACATGCTGAGCGGCCGGCGGCCGCGCAACGTCAGCCGGAACCGCAACGTCCGCAAGGACGGCACCGTCATCCACTGCGAGTGGTACAACTCGACCGTCGCCGGCCCGGACGGCAGGCTGGCCTCTGTCCTGTCGCTCGTCCTCGACGTCACCGAGCAGAAGCGCGCGGAGGAGGCGCTGCGCGAGGGCATGGCCCTGCTCCGGGCGATCAGCGACACCTCGACCGACGCCATCTACGCGAAGAGCCGGGAGGGCCAGCTGCGCTTCGCGAACCCGGCCACGGTCGCGCTCATCGGCAAGCCGCTGGCGCAGGTCCTGGGGCGGACCGACGCGGAGCTCCTCGAGGACCCGGAGGTGGCCCGCGTGGTCATGGAGAACGACCGCCGGATCATGGAGAGCGGCGCCCCGGCCGAGCTGGAGGAGCGCGTGCCGATGCCGGACGGGACCGATCGCGTGTGGCTCTCGCGGAAGGTGCCGTACCGCGACGCGGCGGGGCGGGTGGTCGGGCTGCTCGGGATCTCGCGCGACATCACCGGCCGCAAGCAGCACGAGGAGGAGCTGCGCGAGGCGGACCGGCGCAAGGACGAGTTCCTGGGGATGCTCTCGCACGAGCTCCGCAACCCGCTCGCGCCCATCCGCAACTCCATCTACCTGCTGAGCCGCGCCGCCCCGGAGAGCGAGCAGGCGCGCCGGGCGCGCGCCATCATCGAGCGCCAGACCGACCACCTGACGCGGCTGGTGGACGACCTGCTCGACGTGACGCGGATCGCACGCGGCAAGGTCGCGCTGCGGCGGGAGCGGGTGGACCTGCGCGAGGTGGTGGCGCGCGCCGCCGAGGACCTCCGCTCCGTCCTGGAGGGCCGGGGCGTGAGCTTCTCGACCGCCCTGCCGGCCGGCGACGCCTGGGCGGACGCGGACGCGACCCGCGTCGCCCAGATCGTCGGCAACCTGCTGCACAACGCGGCCAAGTTCACCCGGCCGGGCGACGCCGTGACGCTCTCGCTGTCGGTCGCCGGCGGCCAGGCCGAGATCCGCGTGCGCGACACGGGCGCCGGCATCGAGCCCGCGCTCCTCGGGAAGGTCTTCGAGCCGTTCGTGCAGGGCGAGCGCACGCTGGCCCGGACCGAGGGGGGGCTCGGCCTCGGGCTCTCGCTCGTGAAGGGGGTCGCGGCGCTGCACGGCGGCTCCGTCGAGGCGGCGAGCGCCGGCAAGGGCCGGGGCGCCGAGTTCGTGGTCCGCCTGCCGCTCGCCGAGGGGGGGGCCGTCGCCGCGGCGCCGGCGCCCGCGGCGGCGCCAGCCAGCCAGGGCCGGCGGGTCCTCATCGTGGACGACAACGCCGACGCCGCCGGGTCGCTGGCCGACGTCGTCGCGCTGCTCGGGCACGAGGTGGACGTCGCCCACGACGGCCCGGCCGCCCTCGAAAGGGCTCGCGCCCGGCCGCCCGACGTCGTGCTGTGCGACCTCGGGCTCCCCGGGATGAGCGGGTACGAGGTGGCGCGGGCGCTCCGCGCGGGCGGAGGAGGGATGCGGCTCGTGGCCGTGAGCGGCTACGCGCAGCCGGAGGACGTCGAGGCGGCCCTGAAGGCGGGCTTCGACCACCACCTCGCGAAGCCGGCCAGCCCGGAGGACCTGGCGCGGCTCCTGGCGTGA
- the ffh gene encoding signal recognition particle protein, with translation MLETVAKGFKAARNKLKGRTEITPEVVDDALRDIRVSLLEADVAFDVVKRFVARVREKAVGEVVETKVETKKGLVKVTPQDHFIKICHDELEALMGPVDTSLKVNGRGATGVMMVGLQGSGKTTTAGKLANRFLKDGKKPLLVAADIYRPAAVDQLKVLGQQLDVPVFHQAGLAPPELCRRAMEEAARTKRDVVIYDTAGRLAVDEPLMQELEDIKKTVAPDNILLVCDAMIGQDAVRTAAEFDRRLALDGFILTKLDGDARGGAALSIKEVTGKPIKFLGMGETLDRLEEFRPDGLASRILGFGDIVGLMKDFEQHVDEQQAEADAQKLLSGDFTLDDFVSQIRLVRKMGPLGELMEKFPLFGELPEGFQFDEAALGKIVAIVDSMTRAERQRPDLINDGRVKRVARGSGRSEKEVKDLLKQYNTMRGVMKQIGDAPGLLSRLPGIKQLFQLRQLQGKGMEDVLGAEAGDVTRALKGGGLDPAQMGQMAGLPKGFQPRMPAGAMARARLMGYAPEPIASTETAAERERRKKKRKQERQNKKKNRKNRR, from the coding sequence ATGCTCGAGACGGTAGCGAAGGGCTTCAAGGCGGCGCGGAACAAGCTGAAGGGGCGCACCGAGATCACCCCCGAGGTGGTGGACGACGCGCTGCGCGACATCCGCGTCTCCCTGCTCGAGGCCGACGTCGCGTTCGACGTGGTGAAGCGGTTCGTGGCGCGCGTCCGCGAGAAGGCGGTCGGCGAGGTGGTGGAGACGAAGGTCGAGACGAAGAAGGGCCTCGTCAAGGTCACGCCGCAGGACCACTTCATCAAGATCTGCCACGACGAGCTCGAGGCGCTCATGGGGCCGGTCGACACCTCGCTCAAGGTGAACGGGCGCGGCGCGACCGGCGTGATGATGGTCGGGCTGCAGGGCTCCGGCAAGACCACCACCGCCGGCAAGCTCGCCAACCGCTTCCTCAAGGACGGGAAGAAGCCGCTTCTGGTCGCGGCCGACATCTACCGGCCCGCCGCCGTGGACCAGCTCAAGGTGCTCGGGCAGCAGCTCGACGTCCCGGTCTTCCACCAGGCCGGGCTTGCGCCGCCCGAGCTGTGCCGCCGCGCCATGGAGGAGGCGGCGCGGACGAAGCGCGACGTGGTCATCTACGACACCGCCGGCCGGCTCGCCGTCGACGAGCCGCTCATGCAGGAGCTGGAGGACATCAAGAAGACGGTGGCGCCGGACAACATCCTGCTCGTCTGCGACGCCATGATCGGCCAGGACGCGGTGCGCACCGCGGCCGAGTTCGATCGGCGGCTCGCGCTCGACGGCTTCATCCTCACCAAGCTCGACGGCGACGCCCGCGGCGGCGCGGCCCTCTCCATCAAGGAGGTCACCGGCAAGCCCATCAAGTTCCTCGGCATGGGCGAGACGCTCGACCGGCTCGAGGAGTTCCGCCCCGACGGCCTCGCCAGCCGCATCCTCGGCTTCGGCGACATCGTCGGGCTGATGAAGGACTTCGAGCAGCACGTCGACGAGCAGCAGGCCGAGGCGGACGCGCAGAAGCTGCTCTCGGGCGACTTCACGCTCGACGACTTCGTCTCGCAGATCCGGCTGGTCCGGAAGATGGGACCGCTGGGCGAGCTGATGGAGAAGTTCCCGCTCTTCGGCGAGCTGCCGGAGGGGTTCCAGTTCGACGAGGCGGCGCTGGGGAAGATCGTCGCCATCGTCGACTCGATGACGCGCGCCGAGCGGCAGCGCCCCGACCTCATCAACGACGGCCGCGTGAAGCGCGTGGCGCGCGGCTCGGGCCGGAGCGAGAAGGAGGTGAAGGACCTCCTCAAGCAGTACAACACCATGCGCGGCGTGATGAAGCAGATCGGCGACGCGCCGGGCCTGCTCTCGCGCCTCCCCGGGATCAAGCAGCTCTTCCAGCTCCGCCAGCTCCAGGGCAAGGGCATGGAGGACGTGCTCGGCGCCGAGGCGGGCGACGTCACCCGCGCCCTCAAGGGCGGCGGCCTCGATCCGGCGCAGATGGGGCAGATGGCCGGGCTCCCCAAGGGCTTCCAGCCCCGCATGCCCGCCGGCGCCATGGCCCGCGCCCGGCTCATGGGCTACGCCCCGGAGCCGATCGCCTCCACCGAGACCGCCGCCGAGCGCGAGCGCCGCAAGAAGAAGCGGAAGCAGGAGCGGCAGAACAAGAAGAAGAACCGGAAGAACCGGCGGTAG
- a CDS encoding heavy-metal-associated domain-containing protein: MTRLVLLAAALVLAPAAALACADCDMHKDSAAHAHAGKAAGPAAAGAAQAEALPAGQARVTIPVSGMHCDHCTSRVKTALGQVKGVKSVDASVEQGQAVVAYEKGQVDPAQLAKRIDELGFKAGAPKQD, from the coding sequence ATGACCCGCCTCGTCCTCCTCGCCGCCGCCCTCGTCCTCGCGCCCGCCGCCGCGCTCGCCTGCGCCGACTGCGACATGCACAAGGACTCCGCCGCGCACGCCCACGCCGGCAAGGCCGCCGGACCGGCCGCCGCCGGCGCCGCGCAGGCCGAGGCGCTGCCGGCCGGCCAGGCGCGGGTGACCATCCCCGTCTCGGGGATGCACTGCGACCACTGCACCTCGCGCGTGAAGACGGCGCTCGGCCAGGTGAAGGGCGTGAAGTCGGTGGACGCGAGCGTCGAGCAGGGCCAGGCGGTGGTCGCCTACGAGAAGGGCCAGGTGGACCCGGCCCAGCTCGCGAAGCGGATCGACGAGCTCGGGTTCAAGGCCGGCGCGCCCAAGCAGGACTAG
- a CDS encoding GYF domain-containing protein, giving the protein MKFACDSCGSQYMISDEKVGPNGVKVRCKKCGNVVAVKRPPASAPEVSPAPSPERAAGAPEGGLESELGHAFDSAFGTGGPAGPAASPPADLGDDWYVAVDDNQVGPLPAEGVKTRWESGEVGPDTLAWRPGMADWVPISTIAEMAQYLAPVPRGGKPAARPVASAGLAPAAAAREERPAPAPAAPSAAPAAPAAHANGHVQGAQGAWKPSAASALAALASEEMASLEKPERKPAESTVKSGSLVDKMELPDGGVDPTNLIPLTIKGLEQTTDTKLERPRSTAADRTEIRQIKKSAVRSVVAVGVAMLVLFGVAVAAIAWYLKPHEVAVVRAPAAAPPVAAAPAPTPPPAVAPAPAPVAPAPAPTPPPVAQAAPPAAAPAPAAPAREPARAEAPPAREPARAAAPSRRAPAEPPARPARRPAAPQRVASSEPAPRPAPEPPARRKPAGDPLLDVGGDEELEKELGGKPTKRSVYVPPALGADLPDSVSQSQIQEAVAGQKSALLRCIEQQRAADPNARGTLRLRWLITGDGGVREVRVLSDEFARQPVAPCISGVVKGIRFPRSRTTGQEVVFPFKF; this is encoded by the coding sequence ATGAAATTCGCCTGCGACAGCTGCGGCTCGCAGTACATGATCTCGGACGAGAAGGTCGGTCCGAACGGGGTCAAGGTCCGCTGCAAGAAGTGCGGGAACGTCGTCGCGGTGAAGCGGCCGCCGGCGTCGGCGCCGGAGGTGTCGCCGGCGCCCAGCCCCGAGCGGGCGGCGGGGGCGCCCGAGGGCGGGCTCGAGAGCGAGCTCGGACACGCGTTCGACAGCGCCTTCGGCACCGGCGGCCCCGCCGGACCGGCGGCTTCGCCGCCGGCCGACCTGGGCGACGACTGGTATGTCGCGGTGGACGACAACCAGGTGGGGCCGCTCCCGGCCGAGGGCGTGAAGACGCGCTGGGAATCGGGCGAGGTCGGCCCCGACACGCTGGCCTGGCGCCCCGGCATGGCCGACTGGGTCCCCATCTCCACCATCGCCGAGATGGCGCAGTACCTCGCGCCGGTCCCGCGCGGCGGGAAGCCGGCCGCGCGGCCGGTGGCGAGCGCCGGCCTGGCGCCGGCCGCGGCCGCGCGCGAGGAGCGCCCCGCCCCCGCCCCGGCCGCGCCCTCCGCGGCGCCGGCCGCTCCGGCCGCGCACGCGAACGGCCACGTCCAGGGGGCGCAGGGGGCCTGGAAGCCGAGCGCGGCGAGCGCGCTGGCGGCGCTCGCCAGCGAGGAGATGGCCTCGCTCGAGAAGCCCGAGCGCAAGCCGGCCGAGTCGACGGTGAAGAGCGGCTCGCTCGTCGACAAGATGGAGCTGCCCGACGGGGGCGTCGATCCGACGAACCTCATCCCCCTGACGATCAAGGGGCTCGAGCAGACCACCGACACGAAGCTCGAGCGCCCCCGCAGCACCGCCGCCGACCGCACCGAGATCCGCCAGATCAAGAAGTCGGCGGTCCGGAGCGTGGTGGCGGTGGGCGTCGCCATGCTGGTGCTCTTCGGCGTCGCGGTGGCGGCCATCGCCTGGTACCTGAAGCCGCACGAGGTGGCGGTGGTGCGCGCCCCCGCCGCCGCCCCGCCGGTGGCCGCCGCGCCCGCGCCCACGCCTCCTCCCGCGGTGGCCCCGGCGCCGGCCCCGGTCGCGCCGGCGCCGGCGCCGACCCCTCCGCCGGTGGCGCAGGCCGCGCCCCCGGCCGCGGCGCCCGCCCCGGCGGCCCCGGCGCGCGAGCCGGCCCGGGCCGAGGCCCCTCCCGCCCGCGAGCCCGCGCGCGCCGCCGCGCCGAGCCGCCGCGCGCCGGCGGAGCCCCCGGCCCGCCCGGCGCGCAGGCCGGCGGCCCCGCAGCGGGTCGCGTCCTCCGAGCCGGCGCCGCGGCCGGCGCCCGAGCCGCCAGCGCGGCGCAAGCCGGCCGGCGATCCGCTGCTCGACGTGGGCGGCGACGAGGAGCTCGAGAAGGAGCTGGGCGGCAAGCCCACCAAGCGGAGCGTCTATGTCCCGCCGGCGCTCGGCGCCGATCTGCCGGACAGCGTCTCGCAGTCGCAGATCCAGGAGGCGGTGGCCGGGCAGAAGTCGGCGCTCCTGCGCTGCATCGAGCAGCAGCGGGCGGCCGACCCCAACGCCCGCGGCACGCTGCGCCTGCGCTGGCTCATCACCGGCGACGGCGGCGTGCGCGAGGTGCGCGTCCTCTCGGACGAGTTCGCCCGCCAGCCGGTCGCGCCCTGCATCAGCGGGGTGGTGAAGGGCATCCGCTTCCCGCGCTCGCGCACCACGGGGCAGGAGGTCGTCTTCCCGTTCAAGTTCTGA
- a CDS encoding TIGR04552 family protein — protein MGDAYRPVAEMTLGELEAIRLILRGSSVVDWRRLHFADAAEVDRFLALNLFDAHDPRDEGRLRSILAQAVEYLRKAFGYRVADAVAQPADVRELFLLASGALEPHRYRRIACVVLKCMHVVHHLEARELLFRTPIREADLAERVDRRVMAEARRMQQLGLPVVEFVGNVKARNSLITKLIAKRETVAAQIFDRVRYRVVTERQDQIPPILHHLATTLFPFNYVVPGQSENTLVSFRDIVTRHPRGAELVPELQAPLGLEARERRPRNVFSGKRYRVLNFVVDLPVRVDELLPPDGPLAEDLGRVVFSQVEFQMVDQATARQNEVGDASHERYKRRQSKIVLRRLSRGLVVPKRRPRGEG, from the coding sequence ATGGGCGACGCCTACCGGCCGGTAGCGGAGATGACGCTGGGTGAGCTGGAGGCGATCCGGCTCATCCTGCGCGGCTCGTCGGTGGTGGACTGGCGGCGGCTCCACTTCGCGGACGCCGCCGAGGTGGACCGGTTCCTCGCCCTCAACCTCTTCGACGCCCACGACCCGCGCGACGAGGGGCGGCTCCGCTCCATCCTGGCGCAGGCCGTCGAGTACCTCCGCAAGGCGTTCGGCTACCGGGTCGCGGACGCGGTGGCGCAGCCGGCCGACGTCCGCGAGCTCTTCCTGCTCGCCAGCGGCGCGCTCGAGCCGCACCGGTACCGCCGCATCGCCTGCGTGGTGCTGAAGTGCATGCACGTGGTCCACCACCTGGAGGCGCGGGAGCTCCTCTTCCGCACCCCCATCCGCGAGGCGGACCTGGCCGAGCGCGTCGACCGCCGGGTCATGGCGGAGGCGCGGCGGATGCAGCAGCTCGGGCTCCCGGTGGTGGAGTTCGTCGGCAACGTGAAGGCGCGCAACTCGCTCATCACGAAGCTCATCGCCAAGCGCGAGACGGTGGCGGCGCAGATCTTCGACCGCGTGCGGTACCGGGTGGTGACCGAGCGGCAGGACCAGATCCCGCCCATCCTCCACCACCTCGCGACCACGCTCTTCCCGTTCAACTACGTGGTGCCCGGGCAGTCCGAGAACACGCTGGTGAGCTTCCGCGACATCGTGACGCGCCACCCGCGCGGCGCGGAGCTCGTGCCGGAGCTGCAGGCGCCGCTCGGCCTGGAGGCGCGGGAGCGGCGCCCGCGCAACGTCTTCAGCGGCAAGCGGTACCGGGTGCTCAACTTCGTGGTGGACCTGCCGGTGCGCGTGGACGAGCTCTTGCCCCCCGACGGGCCGCTGGCCGAGGACCTGGGCCGGGTGGTGTTCTCGCAGGTCGAGTTCCAGATGGTCGACCAGGCCACCGCCCGCCAGAACGAGGTGGGCGACGCGAGCCACGAGCGTTACAAGCGCCGGCAGAGCAAGATCGTGCTGCGGCGCCTGTCGCGCGGGCTGGTGGTGCCCAAGCGGCGGCCCCGCGGAGAGGGGTGA
- the amrB gene encoding AmmeMemoRadiSam system protein B: MPPDELTRPRLVPLEPRPIELEDGSPAVVLRDPLGILDGAAVVSPAAYWVLAHFDGARELPEVVRALAKAGARIPLADVERVAAQASEAGLVHGPVYRARREGALAAFRSGPRAPACAGGAYPADETELRELLASFYTAPGGPGPRDQRSRAGEGVRLLVAPHIDFRRGGASYAHAYGALEGCDADLFVVFGTAHASPPHLHTLTRQDYATPLGTVATDREVVNALAAELSEEELFSDELVHAGEHSCEFQMVWLRWVLGDRPFRAVPVLCSSISQLDDPAAATGAFLAALARATRGRKVCCVAGADLAHVGPQYGDARAPTPAELAALGAQDRHTLGFLAGADAAGFHRDATVDDERRRLCGVAPIYAAMRAAGRGARLLHYGQWTDGTDMVSFAAAAG, translated from the coding sequence ATGCCCCCGGACGAACTGACCCGGCCGCGCCTCGTCCCGCTCGAGCCGCGGCCGATCGAGCTGGAGGACGGCAGCCCGGCGGTGGTCCTGCGCGATCCCCTGGGGATCCTGGACGGCGCGGCGGTGGTCTCGCCGGCCGCCTACTGGGTCCTGGCGCACTTCGACGGCGCCCGCGAGCTGCCGGAGGTGGTGCGGGCGCTCGCGAAGGCGGGCGCCCGCATCCCGCTCGCCGACGTGGAGCGGGTGGCGGCCCAGGCGAGCGAGGCGGGCCTCGTGCACGGGCCCGTCTACCGCGCGCGGCGCGAGGGAGCGCTGGCGGCGTTCCGCTCCGGGCCGCGCGCCCCCGCCTGCGCCGGGGGCGCCTACCCCGCCGACGAGACGGAGCTGCGCGAGCTGCTCGCGTCCTTCTACACCGCGCCCGGCGGGCCAGGCCCGCGCGACCAGCGATCGCGCGCCGGCGAGGGCGTCCGGCTGCTGGTCGCGCCCCACATCGACTTCCGCCGCGGCGGCGCCTCCTACGCCCACGCCTACGGCGCGCTCGAGGGGTGCGACGCCGACCTGTTCGTCGTCTTCGGCACCGCCCACGCCTCGCCGCCCCACCTCCACACGCTGACCCGGCAGGACTACGCGACGCCGCTCGGCACCGTCGCCACCGATCGCGAGGTGGTGAACGCGCTCGCCGCCGAGCTCTCGGAGGAGGAGCTCTTCTCCGACGAGCTCGTCCACGCCGGCGAGCACTCCTGCGAGTTCCAGATGGTGTGGCTGCGCTGGGTGCTGGGCGACCGGCCGTTCCGCGCCGTCCCGGTGCTCTGCTCCTCCATCTCGCAGCTCGACGATCCTGCGGCCGCGACCGGCGCCTTCCTGGCGGCGCTGGCGCGCGCCACCCGCGGCCGGAAGGTCTGCTGCGTCGCGGGGGCCGACCTGGCCCACGTCGGCCCGCAGTACGGCGACGCGCGCGCCCCCACCCCGGCGGAGCTGGCCGCGCTCGGCGCCCAGGACCGCCATACGCTCGGCTTCCTCGCCGGCGCGGACGCGGCCGGCTTCCACCGCGACGCCACCGTGGACGACGAGCGCCGCCGGCTGTGCGGGGTGGCGCCGATCTACGCCGCGATGCGGGCGGCCGGGCGCGGGGCGCGCCTGCTGCACTACGGCCAGTGGACGGACGGCACCGACATGGTCTCGTTCGCCGCCGCCGCCGGCTGA
- a CDS encoding glycosyltransferase family 39 protein, which translates to MKHPVPTSGAAGLSGYGWALAAAAAALALHLACGNRYGVFRDELYFLACGRHLAWGYVDQPPLIAVVARGASALFGTSPIGLRLPAYAAHAGTVLAAAALARRLGGGRFAVGLAALATLGAPALLGVGHLLTMNAFDPLLFTALALAAARAVDGAPRAWLAAGALVGVGLLNKYSMAFWAVALLAGLAAGSARRRLATPWLAAGLALAAALALPNLLWQARHGFPMLELLRNGQLEKNAPFTWRGFLGETLLEQNPAAAPLWLGGLAWLLLSGGGTRRWLGVAFLAMAAELGALGGKAYYLAPAFPVLWAAGGCAAERALRGVAGRAAAVAALAGTAALVAPLAIPILPLPQLAAWQARLGVKPDVGERAETGRLPQLYADQVGWPELAEAVARAWRAVPGDLRPRTALFAANYGEAGALDLYGPALGLPPCSSGHNSYWLWGPPSPEPAALLVVGGRAEELRRRCRRFEQLGETPDSSWNMPYERRRPIWLCAEPLAPLRELWPGLKRFI; encoded by the coding sequence ATGAAACATCCCGTCCCGACCTCCGGCGCCGCCGGGCTCTCCGGCTACGGCTGGGCGCTCGCCGCCGCCGCGGCCGCGCTCGCACTTCACCTCGCCTGCGGGAACCGCTACGGCGTCTTCCGCGACGAGCTCTACTTCCTCGCCTGCGGCCGTCACCTGGCGTGGGGCTACGTGGATCAGCCCCCGCTCATCGCGGTCGTGGCCCGGGGGGCGTCGGCGCTCTTCGGGACCTCGCCCATCGGGCTCCGGCTGCCGGCCTACGCGGCGCACGCCGGCACCGTCCTCGCCGCGGCCGCGCTGGCGCGGCGCCTCGGGGGCGGCAGGTTCGCGGTGGGGCTCGCGGCGCTCGCGACCCTCGGCGCCCCCGCGCTCCTCGGCGTGGGCCACCTCCTCACCATGAACGCCTTCGACCCGCTCCTCTTCACCGCGCTGGCGCTGGCCGCGGCGCGCGCGGTGGACGGCGCGCCGCGCGCCTGGCTCGCCGCGGGCGCGCTCGTGGGCGTCGGGCTCCTCAACAAGTACTCCATGGCCTTCTGGGCGGTGGCGCTCCTCGCCGGGCTCGCGGCCGGCAGCGCCCGCCGCCGGCTCGCCACCCCCTGGCTCGCCGCCGGTCTCGCCCTGGCGGCCGCGCTGGCGCTCCCGAACCTCCTGTGGCAGGCGCGGCACGGGTTCCCGATGCTGGAGCTGCTCCGCAACGGGCAGCTCGAGAAGAACGCCCCCTTCACCTGGCGCGGGTTCCTCGGCGAGACGCTCCTCGAGCAGAACCCCGCCGCGGCGCCGCTCTGGCTCGGCGGGCTCGCCTGGCTGCTGCTCTCCGGCGGCGGGACGCGGCGCTGGCTGGGCGTCGCGTTCCTGGCCATGGCGGCCGAGCTCGGCGCCCTCGGCGGCAAGGCGTACTACCTCGCGCCGGCGTTCCCGGTGCTGTGGGCCGCGGGCGGCTGCGCGGCCGAGCGGGCGCTGCGCGGCGTGGCCGGGCGGGCCGCCGCCGTGGCGGCGCTGGCCGGGACGGCCGCGCTCGTGGCGCCGCTCGCGATCCCGATCTTGCCGCTGCCCCAGCTCGCGGCGTGGCAGGCGCGCCTGGGCGTGAAGCCGGACGTGGGCGAGCGCGCGGAGACGGGGCGCCTGCCCCAGCTCTACGCCGATCAGGTGGGCTGGCCGGAGCTGGCGGAGGCCGTGGCGCGCGCCTGGCGCGCGGTGCCGGGGGACCTCCGCCCCCGCACGGCCCTCTTTGCCGCGAACTACGGGGAGGCGGGCGCCCTCGACCTCTACGGTCCGGCGCTGGGCCTGCCCCCTTGCTCCAGCGGGCACAACAGCTACTGGCTGTGGGGGCCGCCGTCCCCGGAGCCCGCCGCGCTCTTGGTGGTGGGCGGGCGCGCGGAGGAGCTCCGCCGGCGCTGCCGGAGGTTCGAGCAGCTGGGCGAAACGCCCGACTCCTCCTGGAACATGCCCTACGAGCGGCGGCGGCCCATCTGGCTCTGCGCCGAGCCGCTCGCGCCGCTCCGCGAGCTCTGGCCGGGCCTCAAGCGCTTCATCTGA
- a CDS encoding bacteriohemerythrin, which translates to MEWKREFEIGHEAIDAQHQELFAHVGGLLAAIAGGRQEQVGPALQFLHRYVLDHFAAEQGLMAAAGYPQADAHAAEHARFAKDLLALETQRGGNPGNPWLASKLAVGLASWLRQHVLGADRELGRFLRAQGERSAAE; encoded by the coding sequence ATGGAGTGGAAGCGCGAGTTCGAGATCGGACACGAGGCCATCGACGCGCAGCACCAGGAGCTCTTCGCCCACGTGGGCGGCCTCCTCGCCGCCATCGCGGGCGGGCGGCAGGAGCAGGTCGGGCCGGCGCTCCAGTTCCTGCACCGCTACGTCCTCGACCACTTCGCCGCCGAGCAGGGCCTCATGGCCGCCGCCGGCTACCCGCAGGCCGACGCCCACGCCGCGGAGCACGCGCGCTTCGCGAAGGACCTCCTCGCGCTCGAGACGCAGCGCGGGGGGAACCCGGGGAACCCCTGGCTCGCCAGCAAGCTCGCGGTCGGCCTCGCCAGCTGGCTGCGCCAGCACGTGCTCGGCGCCGATCGCGAGCTGGGGCGGTTCCTGCGCGCGCAGGGCGAGCGCTCCGCGGCGGAGTAG
- a CDS encoding DUF2846 domain-containing protein, whose product MALTAAVVLAASGCASVPMAPKERDDGAKTFATRSGMANLYIYRSSSLGTAVKFPVVLDGKMMGELPGKTFILAPVAPGPHTVYVSAENSESVAVDAQPGTNHYVRVSPAIGWLSARVGVAIVSDEKEARNEVVECSLIQGMP is encoded by the coding sequence ATGGCTCTCACCGCCGCGGTCGTCCTCGCCGCCTCCGGCTGCGCCTCGGTGCCCATGGCGCCCAAGGAGCGAGACGACGGCGCGAAGACCTTCGCGACGCGCTCCGGCATGGCGAACCTGTACATCTACCGGTCCTCGTCGCTCGGGACGGCCGTCAAGTTCCCGGTGGTCCTGGACGGAAAGATGATGGGCGAGCTCCCGGGCAAGACCTTCATCCTGGCTCCGGTCGCGCCGGGTCCGCACACCGTCTACGTCTCGGCGGAGAACAGCGAGAGCGTGGCGGTCGACGCGCAGCCCGGCACGAACCACTACGTGCGGGTCTCGCCGGCCATCGGGTGGCTGTCCGCGCGGGTCGGCGTGGCGATCGTCAGCGACGAGAAGGAGGCCCGCAACGAGGTCGTGGAGTGCAGCCTCATCCAGGGGATGCCCTGA